From Treponema sp. OMZ 787:
TCACCATATATAAAAGCTCTGCCCGCTTCATTGCCGCCGCGATCGGGTAGATTGTTGAATATCCTGATAAAAGCTTTTTCGTCCAAGCTGTTGCCGTAGCAGTACAGCTCCTGTAAAACGTTTACCGCCGGTAATTCGAGGGCTGTAAGTTTATTGTCGGAGCAGCCCAGTATTTGTAAAGTGTTTATGCTGCGCATATCGAGGGCGGCAAGTTCATTGCCGGAACACCACAGTTCGCGTAAAGCGGTCAAGCCTTTTAGGTTAAGTGTTTTAAGTTGATTATGACGGCAAGACAAATACCGCAAAGCGGTCAACCCCTGTACATTTAATGAAGTCAGCTTATTACCGAAACAAGCCAGTTTTTTCAAAGCCGGCAAGCCTTGTACATTAAGCGCGGTAAGCCCGTTATCGGAACAATACAGCACCTTCAAAGCGGTCAAGCCTTGCACATTGAGTGAGTGCAACTTATTACCGGAACAGTTTAATTCCTCTAAAGCCGTCAAGTCTTGTACATTAAGAGAGGTCAGCAGATTATCGGAACAGTCAAAGCCCTTCAAAGCGTTAAAATCTTGTGTATTAAGCGAAGTTAGCAGATTTTTAGAACAGTTCAGCTTCTGTAAAGCGGTCAAACTTTGCACTTTGAGTGAGGCAAGCTGATTTTCGGAACAGTCAAGCACAGCCAAAGCCGTTAACCCCCGCACATCCAGTGAGGTAAGAGCATTACCGGCACACGCCAGCACTGTCAAATCCTGCAATCCCCGCACATCAAGTGAGATAAGCCGATTGCCGGAACACCGCAGTTCGGTAATTGCCCCTTTTAAGACAATCCTATTTCCCGTTGCCGTAAGCCGTACCGATTCACCGCTCGGTAATTCCTCAACGGTGCAGCCTTCAACATCTATTAAGGAACTGTCGGCAGTTACCGCCTTTATCGTTATCGTTTTTGTATCGGGACTTATACCGAGTATCGCTTGTCCTGTGCCTGCGGAAACTGCTGCACCTTCCGCCGCTGCGATGGTCGCAGGCAATAAACCTGTTAAAAATAATACCGTTAAAAATTTTTTCATAAATGTTCAGTCCTTTAATTGGTATTGTATAATTACATTATTCATTACCAACTATCCATAAACTTCATTTTTTATCATCTTCTTTTTTCGAATTCTTTTTGAAAGCTTTTAGGGCTGCTTAAAATTCTATACGCTTCTTCTGAAAGGTTTACTTTTAGAACTCCGGTATCGGTTGTTATATTCATTTCTTTTGTGTCTTTGTAAAGATACAGCTTCATAATTTTGTCATCATCCATAAATGAATAATGCACAAGGACTTCTCGGCCATTATGAACGCTTTCGGCGGTAAAAAGGCTTTTCAAATTTCTTTCTTCGATTTCGATTTCGGCGATATCTTTTCCAAACAATGTGTCGAACATATCCAGAATTTTTTCCCCTGCAATAAATAGTAAAAGAGAACCCTTATCATCATATATGCGGATATAAGAATTTTTCGCAGAATAAGAAAGCTGTTTTTTCACCTCAGCAGGCTTGCCGGCGATTTCGTATGCGTATTTAAAAAGTTTCCATGTTAATTCTTTTGGGATATCCTCCTTTTCCTGTAATTGGGGAATCCGGCAAAGAGGATAATTTTTATATACTATAAAACTGAAATACTGCTCATCATCACCGTAATTATATGAAAGAACATAACGGTATAACACTTGTGCGTCTTTAGGTAATTCCGTAAACAAAGCTTCGTCAGCTGCTATCTGCAAAGATTCTTGAAAAAGCAGATATAACGCATTGACTTCGCTCTTGGCGGTTATCTTGTGTACAATATTATCTTGTGCATCATAAACCGTAAAGCTATTGATTCCATAGGCAAAGGCATTTACACCGCCTGCTAATAAACATACTGTAATCGTTATCATTAAAAATTTTTTCATAAGTGTTATTAAAATCCCCCATATATAAATGTCTAATTCTTTGTTTTTACAATCCACCGGCCGTCCTTGGCACTGCCGACATATTCAATCTTGTTATCTTTTCTTAGTTTTTCAATATCCCGCTCTATAGTCCGTTTAGATACATTTAAAAGGTCTTTAAGTCTATCTGCTGTTATAGCACTATCGCTTTCTATATATTTTATTATCTTTTCCAGTCTATCTTTTGTGCTTATTTTTTGACCGTCATTTTGACCGTCATTTTGACCGTCATTTTGACCGTCATTTTGGATATCATAATTTCGATTGAATAAGGTAACTATTACCCCGTTATCGGAAATATAATATTCGGGTTGTTTTTTAAAATGTGCATAATCTTCAAATATTCTGCGTACTCCGGAAGCATAATTTTCGATGACATCTGCCTTATCCAGAGTATCTACGATAATTTTATTTCTTTTTGCA
This genomic window contains:
- a CDS encoding leucine-rich repeat domain-containing protein — protein: MKKFLTVLFLTGLLPATIAAAEGAAVSAGTGQAILGISPDTKTITIKAVTADSSLIDVEGCTVEELPSGESVRLTATGNRIVLKGAITELRCSGNRLISLDVRGLQDLTVLACAGNALTSLDVRGLTALAVLDCSENQLASLKVQSLTALQKLNCSKNLLTSLNTQDFNALKGFDCSDNLLTSLNVQDLTALEELNCSGNKLHSLNVQGLTALKVLYCSDNGLTALNVQGLPALKKLACFGNKLTSLNVQGLTALRYLSCRHNQLKTLNLKGLTALRELWCSGNELAALDMRSINTLQILGCSDNKLTALELPAVNVLQELYCYGNSLDEKAFIRIFNNLPDRGGNEAGRAFIYGEKNNPQEKNITDLTSSAKLKTAFKAAQAKNWIFYKRDTNGNDEKI
- a CDS encoding cysteine protease, whose protein sequence is MDCKNKELDIYIWGILITLMKKFLMITITVCLLAGGVNAFAYGINSFTVYDAQDNIVHKITAKSEVNALYLLFQESLQIAADEALFTELPKDAQVLYRYVLSYNYGDDEQYFSFIVYKNYPLCRIPQLQEKEDIPKELTWKLFKYAYEIAGKPAEVKKQLSYSAKNSYIRIYDDKGSLLLFIAGEKILDMFDTLFGKDIAEIEIEERNLKSLFTAESVHNGREVLVHYSFMDDDKIMKLYLYKDTKEMNITTDTGVLKVNLSEEAYRILSSPKSFQKEFEKRR